One genomic segment of Terriglobia bacterium includes these proteins:
- a CDS encoding YajQ family cyclic di-GMP-binding protein produces the protein MAAENSFDIVSRIDKQEVSNAIQQALKEIHQRFDFKGSKSSIELLEDKIVLVSDNDFKLKAVTDILEQKLVKRGVPLKGLAFGKVEPSAQGTVRQEVTLQQGISPDKAREIIKSIKETKLKVQSSINGDFVRVSGKDRDTLQNVIAHLRALDFGIHMQFVNYRSQ, from the coding sequence ATGGCCGCAGAAAATAGTTTTGACATCGTCTCAAGAATTGACAAGCAGGAAGTCTCCAACGCCATCCAACAGGCCTTGAAAGAAATTCATCAGCGCTTTGACTTCAAGGGGAGCAAGAGTTCGATCGAACTCCTGGAGGACAAGATCGTTCTGGTCTCCGATAATGATTTCAAATTGAAAGCCGTGACGGACATCCTGGAGCAAAAACTGGTCAAGCGCGGCGTGCCTCTAAAGGGGTTGGCCTTCGGAAAGGTTGAGCCCTCCGCTCAGGGGACGGTGCGGCAGGAGGTCACGCTTCAACAGGGGATTTCTCCGGACAAGGCCCGCGAAATTATCAAGTCCATCAAAGAAACCAAATTGAAGGTACAGTCCTCCATTAACGGGGACTTCGTGCGTGTTTCAGGAAAGGATCGAGACACCCTGCAGAACGTGATTGCCCATCTGCGGGCCCTCGATTTTGGAATTCACATGCAGTTTGTGAACTACCGCAGCCAGTAA
- a CDS encoding polyprenyl synthetase family protein, producing the protein MFDLVQSDLKEVEAEFARQVVSPVKTISSIGSYLQQSGGKRLRPALLLLCARLCGSNGSLASIKLGTVVEFLHTATLVHDDIIDDSNLRRGRTAAHMKWGNQTCVLAGDWMYMQSYVLALSEKNFHILEILTDVTQKMVEGELIQLQWLGHSDIDEASYLDIATRKTALLFAACGRLGAVLGGRSEGEEARIGEYGRNLGLAFQLVDDLLDFTSNETTLGKPVLSDLKEGKVTLPLIYALRRCQPEEAIPVKRVLEDSGFDTVGRREIIELVEKYDTLAEAHEKAKRYARCAREELSSFPPSPYREALLDITDFVIDRNR; encoded by the coding sequence ATTTTCGATCTTGTCCAATCGGACCTGAAGGAAGTTGAAGCCGAATTCGCCCGGCAGGTGGTTTCGCCTGTCAAGACAATCTCATCGATTGGGAGCTACCTCCAACAGAGCGGAGGCAAGCGGCTGCGACCCGCCCTTTTACTTCTTTGCGCGAGGCTGTGCGGCTCCAACGGGAGCCTGGCGTCGATTAAGCTCGGAACGGTCGTGGAATTCCTTCATACGGCCACCCTGGTTCACGACGATATCATTGATGATTCGAACCTGCGGCGGGGCCGCACTGCGGCGCACATGAAATGGGGCAACCAAACGTGTGTTCTCGCCGGGGACTGGATGTACATGCAATCCTATGTGCTGGCGCTCTCGGAGAAGAACTTTCATATCCTCGAGATCTTGACGGACGTGACCCAGAAAATGGTGGAAGGCGAACTGATCCAACTCCAGTGGCTGGGTCACAGCGATATTGATGAGGCGAGCTATCTCGATATCGCCACCCGCAAAACCGCCCTTCTGTTTGCAGCCTGCGGCCGGCTCGGGGCCGTCCTGGGAGGGCGGTCGGAGGGAGAGGAAGCGCGGATCGGGGAATATGGCCGAAACCTCGGCCTGGCCTTCCAGTTGGTCGATGATCTCCTCGACTTTACTTCCAATGAGACCACTCTGGGAAAGCCGGTCCTGAGCGATCTGAAGGAAGGCAAGGTGACGTTGCCGCTGATTTATGCGTTGCGTCGCTGCCAGCCGGAAGAAGCCATCCCGGTAAAGCGAGTCCTGGAAGACTCCGGGTTCGATACCGTCGGGCGCCGTGAGATCATCGAACTGGTGGAGAAATACGATACCCTTGCCGAGGCGCATGAAAAGGCAAAACGTTATGCCCGGTGTGCCCGCGAGGAGCTCTCCAGTTTTCCGCCCTCCCCGTATCGAGAGGCGTTGCTGGACATCACGGATTTTGTCATCGATCGCAACCGATAA
- a CDS encoding class IV adenylate cyclase, protein MKEIEVKLRISDVVQTRRRLLEAGFEPEGERVFEENWLYDFPTQTLRQSRSLLRLRKSGDRAIITFKDPPEGNLRYKMRDEIQTEVAEAEVMRDIFRKLGLNETFRYQKYRTAFRIRDESRGHVLLDETPIGPFLELEGATDWIDQAASQLGFSPGDYILKSYVTLFRESCPEQEFEGSAMLFGSTYSQPNPKG, encoded by the coding sequence ATGAAAGAAATCGAGGTCAAGCTGAGGATCAGCGATGTCGTCCAGACCCGGCGCCGGCTCCTGGAGGCGGGGTTTGAACCCGAAGGAGAGCGGGTTTTTGAAGAGAATTGGCTGTACGATTTTCCGACCCAGACCTTGCGTCAATCGCGTTCCTTGCTCCGGCTAAGAAAATCCGGCGATCGCGCCATCATCACCTTTAAGGATCCTCCCGAAGGGAACTTGCGTTACAAGATGCGCGACGAGATTCAAACTGAAGTGGCGGAAGCCGAGGTGATGCGCGATATTTTTCGCAAATTGGGCTTGAACGAGACGTTTCGCTATCAAAAGTATCGGACCGCGTTCCGGATTAGGGATGAATCCCGGGGGCATGTTCTGCTGGATGAAACGCCGATCGGCCCATTTCTGGAGTTGGAGGGCGCCACTGACTGGATCGATCAAGCGGCCTCACAGCTGGGCTTTTCACCTGGCGACTATATCTTGAAAAGCTATGTGACGTTGTTCCGGGAGAGTTGTCCGGAGCAGGAGTTCGAAGGGTCCGCCATGTTGTTTGGGTCCACCTACTCACAACCGAACCCGAAAGGTTAG
- a CDS encoding isoprenyl transferase: protein MNLKAEQPDPFILDARSKRMVEQLDPIRMPRHIAVIMDGNGRWAQRRHLPRVAGHRAGIDAVRDTVEMSRWLNIEALTLYAFSKENWKRPKSEVSVLMRLLREYLHKELARLKRNNIRFQVLGRMEDLPPLVQKDLVYGREETRNNTGMIFNVALNYGGRTELVDAFKRLAVRMRTNGLDLDQLNESDIERELYTAGLPDPDLLIRTSGEMRVSNFLLWQIAYAEIWVTPVLWPDFRRHHLLEGIIEFQKRERRYGGLQA from the coding sequence ATGAACCTCAAGGCCGAGCAGCCCGACCCGTTCATCCTGGATGCACGGAGCAAGAGAATGGTCGAACAGCTCGATCCGATTCGAATGCCGCGCCACATTGCCGTCATCATGGATGGCAATGGCCGCTGGGCACAGCGGCGACACCTGCCGCGGGTTGCCGGACATCGCGCCGGCATCGATGCCGTTCGGGACACCGTCGAAATGTCACGGTGGCTGAATATTGAAGCGTTGACCCTGTATGCTTTTTCCAAGGAAAACTGGAAGCGGCCTAAGTCGGAGGTCAGCGTTCTGATGCGCCTGCTCCGCGAGTATCTCCACAAGGAACTGGCCCGTCTGAAGCGGAACAATATTCGCTTCCAGGTCCTCGGCCGGATGGAGGATCTTCCGCCGCTGGTTCAGAAAGACCTGGTCTATGGCCGGGAGGAAACCCGGAACAATACCGGAATGATCTTCAACGTCGCCCTGAATTATGGGGGGCGGACCGAACTGGTCGACGCGTTCAAGCGTCTGGCTGTCCGGATGCGGACGAACGGGCTGGATCTCGATCAATTGAACGAATCTGACATTGAAAGGGAATTGTACACAGCCGGTCTGCCGGATCCCGATTTGCTGATCCGAACGAGTGGAGAAATGCGGGTGTCGAATTTTCTGCTCTGGCAGATCGCGTACGCGGAAATCTGGGTGACCCCGGTTCTCTGGCCTGATTTTCGCCGGCACCATTTACTGGAAGGAATCATTGAATTTCAAAAGCGCGAGCGGCGCTATGGTGGCCTCCAGGCATGA
- a CDS encoding phosphatidate cytidylyltransferase produces the protein MTRVLSGLVLVLVAVGVVGWAPRWVIFLGLVVLSNLALHEFYQLSEKCGLLPFRSAGHLYGLWLLAEQWRFPGHMSMGALTGFVLLVLFLSLTRPDSFALAIGSSGATILGTLYTGGLLSLLLAFPDPSSRRGPLGLPIEGRAAIFFLLAVIWASDIGAYYVGRAIGRHKMAPRISPGKTIEGLVGGLMASVLVSLVFQRYWLRGYSLAALMVLAIFLDLAGVLGDLAESAMKRGAGVKDSSSIVPGHGGVLDRIDSLLFALPVMYYYPAVLVFLKGMLKTG, from the coding sequence ATGACGCGAGTGTTGAGCGGACTTGTGCTGGTTCTCGTTGCCGTTGGGGTGGTGGGCTGGGCCCCGCGCTGGGTGATCTTTCTGGGGCTGGTGGTGCTCAGCAATCTGGCGTTGCACGAGTTCTACCAGCTCTCTGAAAAATGCGGGCTGCTTCCGTTCCGGTCGGCCGGTCATCTTTACGGCTTGTGGCTGCTCGCCGAGCAGTGGAGGTTTCCCGGGCACATGAGCATGGGCGCGTTGACAGGGTTCGTCCTGCTGGTTCTCTTTCTTAGCCTGACGCGTCCGGACAGCTTTGCCCTGGCGATTGGGTCTTCGGGGGCCACGATTTTAGGCACCCTCTATACGGGAGGGTTGCTGAGTCTCCTCCTGGCATTTCCAGACCCCTCGTCCCGCCGGGGTCCCTTGGGTCTCCCCATTGAGGGCCGGGCAGCAATTTTCTTTTTGCTGGCCGTCATTTGGGCGTCTGATATTGGAGCGTATTACGTCGGTCGCGCCATCGGAAGGCATAAGATGGCCCCGCGGATCAGTCCGGGAAAGACGATTGAGGGTCTGGTGGGAGGATTGATGGCCAGCGTGCTCGTTTCTCTTGTGTTTCAACGGTATTGGCTTCGAGGTTACAGCCTGGCGGCCCTGATGGTCCTTGCAATTTTTCTCGATCTGGCGGGGGTTCTGGGCGATTTGGCCGAATCGGCTATGAAACGGGGGGCGGGCGTAAAGGATTCTTCCTCGATTGTTCCGGGCCATGGCGGTGTCCTGGATCGGATCGACAGTTTGTTGTTCGCCCTCCCGGTGATGTATTATTACCCGGCGGTGCTTGTATTCTTGAAGGGCATGCTCAAGACGGGTTGA
- a CDS encoding 1-deoxy-D-xylulose-5-phosphate reductoisomerase, producing MKNISILGSTGSVGVNTLRVIEKFPGTIRVVSLAAGSNSSLLSQQIRKFHPQIVSVADDETADALARNLRGFPKRRQPQIEVGEKGMTRVATHPAVELVVAATVGVVGLVPIFEAVRRGKSVALANKEILVVAGELLTREMARQGKPLLPIDSEHCAIHQCLRSGYHHEIRRLILTASGGPFRNASLRAMRRATVREALAHPTWRMGNRITIDSATLMNKGFEVIEAHWLFGLKADQIDVLIHPQSTIHSMVEFIDGSIMAQLSATDMRQPIQYVLTYPHRFNSNVQYFDFGKATKFDFEQPDLGKFRCLALAYHALRSGPSALCALNAADEVAVQAFLKEEIPLTRIPVVIEKTLERLPSVKIQSIRHCVETDREARRVALAMI from the coding sequence ATGAAGAACATTTCTATTCTCGGGTCCACAGGCTCGGTCGGGGTGAACACCCTCCGCGTGATTGAAAAATTTCCCGGGACGATCCGCGTGGTCTCATTGGCCGCCGGGAGCAATTCCAGCCTTCTTTCTCAGCAAATTCGAAAGTTTCACCCGCAGATTGTATCCGTGGCTGATGACGAAACTGCCGACGCCTTGGCCCGGAATCTTCGGGGATTTCCCAAGCGACGCCAGCCCCAGATCGAGGTCGGCGAAAAGGGAATGACGCGGGTGGCCACCCACCCGGCCGTCGAGCTCGTGGTGGCCGCCACGGTCGGGGTGGTGGGATTGGTTCCTATTTTCGAGGCGGTCCGGCGCGGGAAGTCCGTGGCCTTGGCGAACAAAGAGATTCTCGTTGTTGCGGGAGAACTCCTCACCCGAGAGATGGCCCGGCAGGGGAAACCCTTGCTGCCGATTGATAGCGAACATTGCGCAATCCATCAATGCCTGCGCTCGGGCTATCATCACGAGATCCGGCGATTGATCCTGACGGCCTCCGGAGGCCCGTTTCGCAACGCCTCGCTGCGGGCCATGCGCCGCGCCACCGTGCGGGAAGCCCTGGCCCATCCAACCTGGAGGATGGGGAACCGCATCACCATCGACAGCGCCACCCTGATGAACAAGGGATTTGAGGTGATTGAAGCCCACTGGTTATTCGGGTTGAAGGCCGACCAGATCGATGTGCTCATCCATCCCCAGTCGACCATCCATTCCATGGTCGAGTTTATCGACGGGTCGATCATGGCCCAGCTGAGTGCCACCGATATGCGTCAGCCGATCCAATACGTGTTGACCTATCCGCACCGGTTCAACTCCAATGTCCAATATTTTGATTTTGGCAAGGCGACGAAGTTCGATTTTGAACAGCCCGATCTGGGCAAGTTCCGATGCCTCGCCCTAGCCTACCACGCTCTCCGGTCCGGGCCCTCCGCGTTGTGCGCCTTGAACGCAGCGGACGAGGTGGCAGTCCAGGCATTCCTCAAGGAAGAAATCCCCCTGACCCGGATTCCGGTGGTCATTGAAAAGACCCTCGAACGCCTGCCCTCCGTTAAGATCCAGTCGATTCGGCACTGTGTGGAAACCGATCGGGAAGCCCGGCGGGTGGCCCTCGCTATGATATAA
- the rseP gene encoding RIP metalloprotease RseP: MYNAAVYILSFVFVLGVLIFVHELGHFLAAKYFKVRILTFSLGFGKRLVGFERGGTDYRVSVLPVGGYVRMAGEYPTDESVGAPDEFLNKPRWQRLIVGVAGATMNLIMAVLILAAVFRFNYLEPMYLGQPVVVGSVAANSAASAAGLEAGDRITKLNAKENPNWHDLETLSITNLAEPVAVTAERNGRPFSLTVTPRLVTLPETGERISDFGIQPTLAVQVRNLVPGFPAAKAGVQDGDLILKIGDHPITKSEDFSYLNDTIHKSVGKPLLFVLQRGNDTLTKEITPVLDPALGYGRIGFRPDIPTEKMNLGVVGSIGKSVGENVRIAGLTFKVLGQLVTGKTSPKTLVGPIGIFKVTGEAAKTSASDLFHWMSFISLQLGIFNLLPIPVLDGGMVFVLLIESALRRDLGRVAKERLIQVGFVFLMLLMVYVIYNDAMRYTPWVKGSGSTATQPASPPK; this comes from the coding sequence TTGTATAACGCAGCCGTCTATATCCTGTCGTTCGTCTTCGTCCTGGGAGTACTCATCTTTGTGCATGAGCTGGGTCATTTCCTGGCCGCCAAGTACTTTAAGGTGCGGATCCTGACCTTTTCCCTCGGCTTTGGGAAGCGTCTTGTGGGGTTCGAACGGGGGGGCACGGACTATCGAGTCAGCGTCCTGCCAGTGGGCGGTTACGTTCGAATGGCCGGTGAATATCCCACCGATGAGTCGGTCGGGGCCCCTGATGAATTTCTGAACAAGCCGCGCTGGCAGCGGTTGATTGTGGGCGTGGCGGGCGCCACCATGAACCTCATCATGGCGGTCCTCATTCTGGCGGCTGTTTTCAGGTTCAATTACCTCGAGCCCATGTACTTGGGCCAACCGGTCGTCGTCGGGTCGGTGGCGGCGAACTCCGCGGCTTCGGCGGCCGGACTCGAAGCGGGGGATCGGATTACCAAGTTGAACGCCAAGGAGAATCCTAATTGGCATGACCTCGAGACGTTGTCGATTACCAATCTGGCTGAGCCGGTGGCGGTCACTGCAGAGCGCAACGGCAGACCCTTCAGTTTAACCGTGACTCCCCGGCTGGTGACTCTGCCCGAGACGGGGGAACGAATCAGCGACTTCGGAATTCAACCCACCCTTGCCGTGCAGGTACGCAACCTGGTCCCGGGGTTTCCCGCTGCGAAGGCAGGTGTCCAGGACGGAGACCTGATCTTGAAGATCGGGGATCATCCGATCACGAAGAGTGAAGATTTCTCCTACCTCAACGACACCATTCATAAGAGCGTCGGAAAGCCGCTCCTCTTTGTGCTACAAAGGGGGAACGACACCCTGACGAAGGAGATCACGCCGGTGTTGGATCCGGCCCTTGGCTATGGCCGCATTGGATTCCGACCCGACATCCCCACGGAGAAAATGAATCTTGGGGTGGTCGGCTCCATCGGAAAATCGGTGGGCGAGAACGTCAGGATCGCCGGGCTGACCTTCAAGGTGTTGGGGCAACTGGTCACCGGTAAAACGTCGCCCAAGACACTGGTTGGACCGATTGGCATTTTCAAGGTGACAGGCGAGGCGGCCAAGACCAGTGCCAGCGACTTGTTCCATTGGATGTCCTTTATCAGCCTCCAATTGGGGATATTCAATCTGCTTCCGATCCCTGTTCTCGATGGTGGGATGGTTTTCGTGTTGCTGATCGAGAGCGCCCTCCGTCGCGATTTGGGTCGGGTCGCCAAGGAACGACTCATTCAGGTGGGTTTTGTCTTCCTGATGCTTTTGATGGTCTACGTCATCTACAACGATGCCATGCGGTATACCCCTTGGGTAAAGGGGTCAGGAAGCACTGCGACCCAGCCTGCGTCGCCCCCAAAATAG
- a CDS encoding PepSY domain-containing protein → MKSSLRSGRIPRLHLWLGLSAGLYFLFLGLTGIALNHRTDWGLEEKTVSHRFLPSHYRPMDEGERTRLDIVLADLHSGLLFGRYGPTVSDLIALILMASTLTGFALGWRRSRKRGASFQTPRAKPVADLPPIPAEASEPQQLRITTSNGT, encoded by the coding sequence ATGAAATCTTCCCTGCGGTCTGGCAGAATCCCCCGGCTTCATCTCTGGCTGGGGCTTTCCGCCGGCCTGTATTTCTTGTTTCTCGGCCTGACCGGGATTGCGCTGAATCATCGAACCGACTGGGGGCTGGAGGAGAAAACCGTCAGCCACCGCTTTTTGCCTTCGCATTATCGCCCGATGGACGAGGGAGAAAGAACACGGCTGGATATTGTTCTTGCCGATCTCCACTCCGGGCTGCTTTTCGGAAGATATGGCCCCACGGTAAGTGATCTCATCGCCCTGATTTTGATGGCCTCAACTTTAACCGGGTTTGCCTTGGGGTGGAGACGATCCCGGAAACGAGGGGCATCCTTTCAAACGCCTCGGGCGAAGCCTGTCGCCGACTTGCCTCCAATCCCTGCGGAGGCCTCAGAGCCTCAACAACTGAGAATCACAACTTCAAACGGAACCTGA
- a CDS encoding FMN-binding protein — MMKKQVLCLALISLWVRTPVMIAEQYLTEAQALKIAFPQSQSVTAESRVISDEDRRGIKQRYGIEVLSSSARIYSGRSGSRIDGYAVIADEIGKSEPITFIVVMDPFGRVQTVAVMEFRETRGWEVKEPRFLRQFHGKKSTDHLRVNDDVVNLSGATLSSIAVANGVKKAVVLVDYFLLHSDRK; from the coding sequence GTGATGAAGAAGCAAGTGCTGTGCCTCGCATTGATTTCATTGTGGGTCCGCACGCCGGTGATGATTGCCGAGCAATACCTGACCGAAGCGCAAGCTTTGAAGATTGCGTTCCCTCAGTCCCAGAGCGTCACCGCGGAGAGCAGAGTGATCTCAGACGAGGACCGCCGGGGAATCAAACAGCGATACGGGATTGAAGTGCTGAGTTCTTCAGCGAGGATATATTCTGGAAGAAGCGGTTCAAGGATAGACGGGTATGCCGTGATCGCTGACGAGATCGGAAAGAGCGAGCCGATCACGTTCATTGTCGTCATGGACCCATTTGGAAGAGTCCAGACCGTAGCCGTCATGGAGTTTCGGGAGACTCGCGGATGGGAGGTAAAGGAGCCCCGTTTTTTGCGCCAGTTTCATGGCAAGAAATCCACCGATCACCTCCGTGTCAACGATGATGTGGTCAACTTGAGCGGCGCCACTCTTTCGTCGATCGCCGTGGCCAACGGTGTCAAGAAGGCCGTCGTGCTGGTCGATTATTTCCTTTTACATTCGGATAGAAAGTAG
- a CDS encoding FAD:protein FMN transferase: MGKMFGYWRRWVPMAVVMGAALAAMGFRESGSQPLPHKQMRYVMGTLCEITIYDEDPVRAERAMNQAFEEMQRVDRLLSNYDPHSELSRMNRTAAAGPFKASVELFQFVTACQRFYRITQGAFDPTVGPLVRAWGFFGLHPHVPRRSEVEAARDKVGMGKVELDQVHALISYGVEGMEIDPGGIGKGYAVDRAVGTLKRAGITSALVNAGSSSLYAIGHPPGQASWRIGIKDPFFPNHPAAFVALLDNSLSTSGSLEKRVQEGSQTFSHIFDPRSGAPVGGVLEVSVIAPTATESDALTKAAFVLSPPDAFGLFQKLGGVHALRFERSGSAGWRLRMTPWSQSEFCLKGEIRRTHSVRRVDLKREN; encoded by the coding sequence ATGGGTAAAATGTTTGGGTACTGGCGGCGTTGGGTCCCGATGGCGGTAGTTATGGGGGCCGCATTGGCAGCAATGGGGTTCAGAGAATCCGGATCGCAACCACTTCCTCACAAGCAGATGCGTTATGTGATGGGAACCCTGTGCGAAATTACGATTTATGACGAGGATCCAGTACGGGCGGAGCGGGCCATGAACCAAGCGTTTGAGGAGATGCAACGGGTCGACCGGCTCTTGAGCAACTACGATCCCCACAGCGAGTTGAGCCGGATGAACCGGACGGCTGCCGCGGGCCCCTTTAAAGCGTCTGTCGAGTTATTCCAATTTGTCACGGCTTGTCAGCGGTTCTACAGGATCACTCAGGGGGCATTTGACCCGACGGTAGGCCCCCTGGTTCGTGCCTGGGGTTTTTTTGGGCTTCACCCTCATGTCCCCCGGAGGAGTGAAGTGGAAGCCGCCCGTGACAAGGTGGGAATGGGGAAGGTCGAACTCGACCAGGTTCATGCCCTGATCAGTTACGGGGTTGAGGGAATGGAGATCGATCCCGGGGGAATAGGCAAAGGCTACGCAGTGGATCGGGCAGTTGGAACGCTAAAGCGCGCCGGCATCACTTCCGCTCTGGTCAACGCCGGCAGCAGCTCCCTGTATGCGATCGGGCATCCACCCGGCCAGGCCTCTTGGCGGATCGGGATCAAGGACCCCTTTTTTCCAAACCATCCCGCGGCCTTCGTTGCGCTCCTCGACAACTCGCTCTCCACGTCCGGGAGCCTCGAAAAGCGCGTGCAAGAGGGAAGTCAGACCTTCAGTCACATCTTTGATCCGCGATCAGGGGCGCCGGTGGGGGGAGTTCTCGAGGTGAGCGTCATTGCCCCAACGGCAACCGAATCAGACGCATTGACGAAAGCAGCTTTTGTTTTATCTCCCCCAGATGCCTTCGGCCTATTTCAGAAACTGGGCGGGGTCCACGCCCTTCGTTTCGAGCGCAGCGGGTCCGCCGGATGGCGCCTCCGAATGACTCCCTGGTCACAATCGGAATTCTGCCTGAAAGGCGAAATTCGCCGGACCCATTCCGTTAGACGTGTTGATTTGAAGCGGGAGAACTGA
- a CDS encoding transcriptional repressor: MNTARVLDISEVNKAQGTIPVTEEKRVFEEHLRTVGLKHSHQRDVILDEFLKHRTHLSVDDLYQMARQRDARIGFSTVFRTMKLLKDCGVAREVVLADGISRFERNYKYPHHDHLICTSCNKTVEFFVSEIEELQEQVARKYHFKMKHHVMVLYGLCRDCQRALKT; this comes from the coding sequence ATGAACACCGCGCGGGTGTTGGATATTTCGGAAGTAAACAAGGCCCAAGGGACCATCCCTGTCACTGAGGAGAAGCGCGTCTTTGAAGAACACCTCAGAACGGTCGGTCTGAAGCACTCGCACCAACGGGATGTCATCCTGGATGAGTTCCTGAAGCATCGAACACATTTAAGCGTGGACGATCTTTACCAGATGGCGCGTCAGAGGGACGCTCGGATCGGATTCAGCACCGTCTTCCGGACCATGAAGCTTCTCAAAGACTGCGGCGTTGCCCGTGAGGTCGTCCTGGCGGACGGAATTTCCCGCTTTGAGCGCAACTACAAGTATCCACACCACGATCACCTCATCTGCACCTCCTGCAACAAAACCGTGGAGTTTTTTGTCTCTGAGATCGAAGAACTTCAAGAGCAAGTGGCGAGGAAGTACCACTTCAAGATGAAGCACCACGTCATGGTGCTGTATGGTCTCTGTCGCGATTGTCAGCGTGCTCTCAAGACCTAG
- the glnA gene encoding type I glutamate--ammonia ligase, with the protein MQPKEVLEYAKENNVKILDLRFTDLPGLWHHVSFPLHELTEESFEDGFGIDGSSIRGWASIHESDMLLIPDPSFPWIDPFHEAPTLCMIGDVIDPITREHYPRDPRYVARKAEAYLAYTGIADTAYFGAEAEFFIFDNIRFDQKEHCGYYFIDAEEGRWNSGRKEENLGYRPRYKEGYFPVPPTDHYQDLRSEMVRVMEQCGMTIECHHHEVATAGQTEIDQRFNTMVKSADNMMLYKYITRNVANRHGKTVTFMPKPLFQDNGSGMHSHQSLWSKGKPLFAGDQYAGLSQMALWYIGGLLKHAPAIAGLIAPTTNSYKRLVPGFEAPVNLAYSRRNRSAAVRIPMYSASPKAKRLEFRPPDPSCNPYLAFASMLMAGIDGIENKIDPGEPLDKDIYDLSPEEMKDVPTLPGSLEEALNNLKKDHGFLMKGDVFSQDLLDTWINYKMKNEVQAVNLRPHPYEFALYYDI; encoded by the coding sequence ATGCAACCCAAAGAAGTATTGGAGTATGCCAAAGAGAATAATGTGAAGATTCTCGATCTTCGCTTCACCGATCTTCCGGGATTGTGGCACCACGTCTCATTCCCGCTTCACGAACTGACGGAAGAAAGTTTTGAAGACGGATTTGGGATCGACGGGTCCTCGATCAGGGGTTGGGCATCCATCCATGAGAGCGACATGCTCCTGATCCCGGATCCCAGCTTTCCCTGGATCGATCCATTCCATGAAGCGCCGACGCTGTGCATGATCGGGGACGTGATTGATCCCATCACGCGGGAGCATTACCCGCGCGATCCCCGTTACGTGGCCCGCAAGGCGGAGGCCTATCTCGCCTATACCGGGATCGCTGACACGGCCTACTTTGGCGCGGAGGCAGAATTCTTCATCTTCGATAACATTCGCTTTGACCAGAAAGAGCACTGTGGCTATTACTTTATTGATGCGGAGGAAGGGCGATGGAACTCGGGGCGCAAGGAGGAGAACCTCGGCTACCGGCCGCGTTATAAAGAGGGTTATTTCCCCGTCCCTCCTACCGACCATTATCAGGATCTGCGCTCGGAGATGGTCAGGGTCATGGAACAATGTGGGATGACGATTGAATGTCATCACCACGAGGTGGCTACGGCGGGTCAGACGGAGATCGACCAGCGATTCAATACCATGGTCAAGTCCGCCGACAACATGATGCTGTACAAGTACATCACTCGAAACGTGGCCAACCGGCATGGCAAGACGGTGACCTTCATGCCCAAGCCGCTATTCCAGGACAACGGCTCCGGGATGCACTCCCACCAGAGCCTGTGGTCGAAGGGGAAGCCGCTTTTTGCGGGCGATCAATACGCTGGATTGAGCCAGATGGCGCTCTGGTACATCGGGGGCCTGCTGAAGCACGCGCCCGCGATCGCCGGGCTGATTGCTCCCACCACGAATTCTTATAAACGGTTGGTCCCGGGTTTTGAGGCCCCCGTCAACTTGGCCTACTCCCGCCGCAATCGCAGCGCCGCCGTCCGCATTCCGATGTATTCCGCATCCCCCAAGGCGAAACGGCTGGAATTTCGACCTCCCGACCCTTCGTGTAACCCCTACCTGGCGTTCGCGTCCATGCTCATGGCAGGCATCGACGGGATCGAAAACAAGATTGACCCGGGCGAGCCCCTCGACAAAGACATTTACGACCTCAGTCCGGAGGAGATGAAGGACGTCCCCACTTTGCCTGGCTCGCTGGAGGAGGCGTTGAACAATTTGAAAAAGGATCATGGCTTCCTGATGAAGGGCGATGTCTTTTCGCAGGATCTGCTCGACACCTGGATCAATTACAAAATGAAGAATGAGGTCCAGGCGGTGAACTTGCGTCCTCACCCTTATGAATTCGCATTGTATTACGACATCTAA